From Domibacillus sp. DTU_2020_1001157_1_SI_ALB_TIR_016, a single genomic window includes:
- a CDS encoding DMT family transporter — MANRSIGLPLFIAIVAISFSAIFVKWSDAPASILSMYRMILASFFLLPIVWRKRSEFERIQRKDWMLLILSGLFLAFHFVLWFGSLKLTTVASSTIILALQPLVSLAGGFLLFRERTNAAALATMGIAIIGAVMIGWGDFGLSREAILGDLLSFLSVIAVVGYLLIGQQTVRKVSHWIYSFCVFSFAALFLFLFNLAASTQITGYSKHEWGIFLLLAIVPTIAHVINNWLMNYVNATTISMSILGEPVGATLLAVLLLNERLTSWQITGGIFILAGVFFFLLKQQPAHSKKSGSG; from the coding sequence ATGGCAAACAGATCGATCGGGCTTCCCCTATTTATTGCGATTGTCGCTATCTCCTTTTCAGCGATTTTTGTTAAATGGTCAGACGCCCCTGCCTCTATTTTAAGTATGTACCGCATGATTCTGGCCAGCTTTTTCTTACTACCCATTGTATGGAGAAAAAGATCCGAATTTGAGCGTATTCAAAGAAAAGACTGGATGCTTTTAATTCTCTCCGGATTGTTTTTAGCTTTTCATTTTGTTCTGTGGTTCGGCTCGTTAAAGCTGACCACTGTTGCCAGCTCGACGATTATTTTAGCTCTGCAGCCACTCGTCTCGCTGGCGGGCGGCTTTTTACTGTTTCGGGAACGAACAAATGCCGCAGCTCTTGCTACGATGGGCATTGCTATTATTGGTGCAGTAATGATTGGCTGGGGCGACTTCGGATTAAGCAGAGAGGCTATTTTAGGGGACTTGCTTTCTTTTTTAAGCGTCATTGCCGTTGTCGGTTATCTGCTCATTGGGCAGCAGACCGTGCGCAAAGTATCTCATTGGATTTACAGCTTTTGTGTTTTTTCGTTTGCTGCCCTTTTTCTGTTTCTTTTTAACTTAGCAGCCAGTACGCAGATAACCGGTTACAGCAAACACGAATGGGGTATTTTTCTTCTTCTTGCGATTGTTCCGACGATTGCACATGTCATTAACAACTGGCTTATGAATTACGTGAATGCCACAACGATTTCAATGAGCATTCTCGGTGAACCAGTCGGCGCCACCCTGCTCGCTGTTCTCCTGCTGAACGAACGGCTGACGAGCTGGCAGATAACAGGCGGCATTTTTATTTTAGCAGGTGTTTTTTTCTTTCTATTAAAACAGCAGCCTGCGCATAGCAAAAAGAGCGGATCAGGATGA
- a CDS encoding VOC family protein: MGISKLEHVGIQVKDLEATIDFYTKVLGLELLEKQGHPDPNLRIAFLGFKQSDETLIEIIEGYNPNLPAEGKVHHIAFTVDNIEEEIARVKEHNIVFVDEAVTTLPNGAKYVFFYGPDGEWIELFER, translated from the coding sequence ATGGGTATTTCAAAATTAGAACACGTCGGTATTCAAGTAAAGGATTTAGAAGCAACAATTGATTTTTATACAAAGGTTCTCGGGCTTGAGCTTCTTGAGAAGCAGGGTCATCCTGATCCAAATCTCCGTATTGCGTTTCTCGGCTTTAAACAGTCAGATGAAACGTTAATTGAAATTATCGAAGGCTATAATCCAAATCTGCCGGCAGAAGGAAAGGTGCACCATATCGCCTTTACGGTCGATAATATCGAAGAAGAAATCGCTCGTGTAAAGGAACATAACATTGTTTTTGTTGACGAAGCTGTTACAACACTTCCGAACGGAGCAAAATATGTCTTTTTCTACGGACCGGACGGCGAGTGGATTGAGCTGTTTGAGCGGTAA